The proteins below are encoded in one region of Mycobacteriales bacterium:
- a CDS encoding beta-ketoacyl-ACP synthase 3, whose translation MRGVGLLGVGAHRPALRVDNVLIAERIDSSDAWIRERSGIVTRGVAGEDESVVDMAVTAGGKALAAAGVTGADVDLVLLATCSMPGPLPGGSPEIAYRLGAHHAGGSDIGAGCAGFTYALALAADAVRVGTADHVLVIGSEKLLPLVDPDDRGTAFLFGDGAGAAVVGPTQQDGIGRVVWANDGGQADRLVIDGSPLLMRMDGRAIYRWATTALPGLARRACAQVGIEPAELAAFVPHQANLRITESVVKSLGLPPSVVVARDVVDSGNTSAASIPLALTRLVEEGAVRRGDPVLLLGFGAGLTAAGSVVHCP comes from the coding sequence GTGAGAGGCGTCGGTCTGCTCGGCGTCGGGGCGCACCGACCGGCGCTGCGGGTCGACAACGTGCTCATCGCCGAGCGGATCGACTCCAGCGACGCGTGGATCCGCGAGCGCAGTGGCATCGTCACGCGCGGCGTCGCGGGCGAGGACGAGTCGGTGGTCGACATGGCCGTCACCGCCGGCGGCAAGGCACTGGCCGCCGCCGGTGTGACCGGGGCCGACGTCGACCTGGTCCTGCTCGCGACCTGCTCGATGCCCGGGCCGCTGCCCGGCGGCAGCCCCGAGATCGCCTACCGGCTGGGCGCCCACCACGCCGGCGGCTCCGACATCGGCGCCGGCTGTGCAGGTTTCACCTATGCCCTGGCCCTGGCGGCGGATGCGGTACGGGTGGGTACCGCCGACCACGTGCTCGTCATCGGCTCCGAGAAGCTGCTCCCGCTGGTCGACCCCGACGACCGCGGGACGGCCTTCCTGTTCGGGGACGGGGCCGGCGCGGCCGTCGTCGGGCCGACGCAGCAGGACGGCATCGGCCGGGTCGTGTGGGCCAACGACGGGGGACAGGCCGACCGGCTGGTCATCGACGGCTCACCACTGCTGATGCGCATGGACGGGCGGGCGATCTACCGCTGGGCGACCACCGCCCTGCCCGGCCTGGCCCGCCGGGCCTGCGCGCAGGTCGGCATCGAGCCGGCCGAGCTGGCGGCCTTCGTCCCGCACCAGGCCAACCTGCGTATCACCGAGTCGGTCGTCAAGAGCCTGGGCCTGCCGCCGTCGGTCGTGGTCGCCCGCGACGTGGTGGACAGCGGCAACACCAGCGCCGCCTCCATCCCGCTCGCCCTCACCCGCCTCGTCGAGGAGGGGGCGGTGCGCCGCGGCGACCCCGTCCTGCTGCTCGGGTTCGGCGCCGGGCTCACCGCTGCCGGCTCCGTCGTCCACTGTCCCTGA
- a CDS encoding acyl carrier protein, whose protein sequence is MTTASTMSKAELLAGLAEVLEEVAGTPADKVVPTATFDGDLDIDSLTMVEVVVACEERFEVRIPDEALEGLRTVGDAVDHISGADK, encoded by the coding sequence ATGACCACCGCTTCCACCATGTCCAAGGCCGAGCTGCTCGCCGGACTCGCCGAGGTACTCGAGGAGGTCGCCGGCACACCGGCCGACAAGGTCGTCCCGACGGCCACCTTCGACGGCGACCTCGACATCGACTCACTCACCATGGTCGAGGTCGTCGTGGCCTGTGAGGAGCGCTTCGAGGTCCGGATCCCGGACGAGGCCCTCGAGGGTCTGCGCACCGTCGGCGACGCCGTCGACCACATCTCCGGGGCGGACAAGTGA
- a CDS encoding acetyl/propionyl/methylcrotonyl-CoA carboxylase subunit alpha — protein MFDTVLVANRGEIAVRITRTLRRLGIRAVAVYSDADAGARHVREADVAVRLGPAPARESYLSVERLLEAAARTGAQAVHPGYGFLAENSAFARACADAGLAFVGPPAGAVEVMGDKIRAKQTVRAAGVPVVPGRTDPGMTDADLHAAADEVGYPVLVKPSAGGGGKGMRLVREKAELPAALVSARREAASSFGDDTLFLERFVRLPRHLEVQVLADTHGSVVHLGERECSLQRRHQKIIEEAPSVLLDQAGRTRIGAAAVDTARSIGYTGAGTVEFIVSADAPDEFFFMEMNTRLQVEHPVTELVTGLDLVEQQLRVAAGERLAFTQDDVRLTGHAVEARIYAEDPAGGFLPTGGPALLVREPAEQGVRVDSSLLEGAEVGTTYDPMLSKVIAWGPDRATALARLDRALAANVVLGVGTNTDFLRALLGHPEVRAGRLDTGLVERELAGLVGAAVPPAAYAAFALCRLQQRPGGDPWEAVGGWRLSGTAPSSWTVAGPDGLPLRITATGTTDAATVRVGAGEPLQAAGTALPDGLLLTVDGRTGRVLLTVHGATTWLHLDGATYALHEVPPERVGAGAGTHDGEVRSPMPGAVIAVGAEVGDTVGKGDVLLVVEAMKMEHALGAPFDGVLEALPVRVGDQVAVGQLLATVSAPGGAG, from the coding sequence ATGTTCGACACCGTTCTGGTCGCCAACCGCGGCGAGATCGCCGTCCGCATCACCCGGACGCTGCGCCGCCTCGGCATCCGGGCCGTCGCCGTCTACTCCGACGCGGACGCCGGGGCGCGGCACGTGCGGGAGGCCGACGTCGCCGTGCGGCTGGGTCCGGCGCCGGCCCGGGAGTCCTACCTGAGTGTGGAACGGCTGCTGGAGGCGGCCGCCCGGACCGGGGCGCAGGCGGTGCACCCCGGCTACGGCTTCCTCGCCGAGAACTCCGCCTTCGCGCGCGCCTGCGCCGACGCCGGACTGGCCTTCGTCGGCCCGCCGGCGGGAGCCGTCGAGGTCATGGGCGACAAGATCCGCGCGAAGCAGACGGTGCGCGCGGCCGGTGTGCCGGTCGTCCCCGGCCGCACCGATCCGGGGATGACCGACGCCGACCTGCACGCGGCAGCGGACGAGGTCGGCTACCCCGTCCTGGTGAAGCCGTCCGCCGGCGGCGGTGGCAAGGGGATGCGTCTGGTACGCGAGAAGGCCGAGCTGCCAGCGGCTCTGGTCAGTGCCCGCCGCGAGGCCGCGTCCAGCTTCGGGGACGACACGCTGTTCCTCGAACGCTTCGTCCGGCTGCCCCGGCACCTCGAGGTGCAGGTGCTGGCCGACACGCACGGCTCGGTCGTGCACCTCGGCGAGCGCGAGTGCAGCCTGCAGCGCCGGCACCAGAAGATCATCGAGGAGGCTCCGTCGGTGCTGCTCGACCAGGCCGGCCGGACGCGGATCGGCGCGGCGGCCGTCGACACCGCCCGGTCGATCGGCTACACGGGCGCCGGAACGGTCGAGTTCATCGTCTCGGCCGACGCGCCCGACGAGTTCTTCTTCATGGAGATGAACACCCGGCTGCAGGTCGAGCATCCGGTCACCGAACTCGTCACCGGCCTCGACCTGGTCGAGCAGCAGCTGCGGGTCGCCGCCGGCGAGCGGCTGGCCTTCACCCAGGACGACGTCCGGCTCACGGGGCACGCAGTGGAGGCGCGCATCTATGCCGAGGATCCCGCTGGCGGCTTCCTGCCGACCGGCGGCCCGGCGCTGCTCGTCCGTGAGCCGGCAGAGCAGGGCGTGCGGGTCGACAGCTCGCTGCTCGAGGGCGCCGAGGTCGGTACGACCTACGACCCGATGCTCAGCAAGGTGATCGCGTGGGGACCGGACCGGGCCACCGCACTGGCCCGGCTGGACCGCGCCCTGGCCGCCAACGTCGTGCTCGGCGTCGGCACCAACACCGATTTCCTGCGGGCGCTGCTCGGGCACCCCGAGGTCCGGGCCGGCCGGCTGGACACCGGCCTGGTCGAGCGGGAGCTCGCCGGGCTGGTCGGCGCAGCGGTCCCGCCGGCGGCATACGCCGCGTTCGCACTCTGCCGCCTGCAGCAGCGGCCGGGTGGGGACCCGTGGGAGGCCGTCGGCGGCTGGCGGCTGTCCGGCACCGCGCCCAGCAGCTGGACCGTCGCCGGGCCGGACGGCTTGCCGCTGCGCATCACCGCCACAGGGACGACCGACGCCGCGACCGTCCGGGTCGGTGCCGGCGAGCCGCTGCAGGCTGCCGGCACAGCACTGCCGGACGGCCTGCTGCTGACGGTGGACGGCCGGACCGGACGCGTCCTGCTGACCGTCCATGGAGCGACGACCTGGCTGCACCTGGACGGCGCGACGTACGCCCTGCACGAGGTGCCGCCGGAACGGGTGGGCGCGGGTGCGGGGACGCACGACGGGGAGGTCCGCAGCCCGATGCCGGGAGCCGTCATCGCGGTCGGGGCCGAGGTCGGCGACACCGTCGGGAAGGGGGACGTGCTGCTGGTCGTCGAGGCGATGAAGATGGAGCACGCGCTGGGTGCTCCCTTCGACGGGGTGCTGGAGGCGCTGCCGGTCCGCGTAGGTGACCAGGTCGCCGTCGGGCAGTTGCTCGCGACGGTGTCGGCGCCCGGCGGGGCTGGCTGA
- the fabI gene encoding enoyl-ACP reductase FabI — protein sequence MTGLLEGKRLLVTGVLTEQSIAFSVARTAAEQGATVVLTGFGRAMSLTTRIARRLPGEPPVVELDVTSPDDLQMLPKRVGEHVDGLDGVLHAIGFAPAGALGSGVLQTDWADVGTALHVSTWSYPALAGACLPMLTRGGSYVGLDFDARVAWPAYDWMGVAKAGLESANRYLARDLGPHGVRANLVAAGPLKTMAAKSIPGFEKFEQAWAERAPLGWDVRDPEPVARTCVALLSDWFPATTGTVVYVDGGFSAVGV from the coding sequence ATGACCGGGCTGCTCGAGGGCAAACGGCTGCTGGTCACCGGTGTGCTGACCGAGCAGTCCATCGCCTTCTCCGTGGCGCGTACCGCTGCGGAGCAGGGCGCCACCGTCGTGCTCACCGGCTTCGGCCGGGCGATGTCGCTGACCACCCGGATCGCCCGCCGGCTGCCCGGTGAGCCGCCGGTCGTCGAGCTGGACGTCACCTCGCCGGACGACCTGCAGATGCTGCCGAAGCGCGTCGGTGAGCACGTCGACGGGCTGGACGGTGTGCTGCACGCGATCGGCTTCGCGCCGGCGGGGGCGCTCGGCTCGGGTGTGCTGCAGACCGACTGGGCCGACGTCGGTACCGCGCTGCACGTGTCGACCTGGTCCTACCCCGCCCTGGCCGGCGCCTGCCTGCCGATGCTCACCCGCGGCGGGTCGTACGTCGGCCTGGACTTCGACGCGCGGGTGGCCTGGCCGGCGTACGACTGGATGGGTGTGGCCAAGGCCGGCCTGGAGTCGGCGAACCGCTACCTCGCCCGGGACCTGGGCCCGCACGGTGTGCGGGCCAACCTCGTCGCGGCCGGGCCGCTGAAGACGATGGCGGCCAAGAGCATCCCCGGCTTCGAGAAGTTCGAGCAGGCCTGGGCCGAGCGCGCCCCACTGGGCTGGGACGTACGCGACCCGGAGCCTGTCGCGCGCACCTGCGTGGCCCTGCTGTCCGACTGGTTCCCGGCCACCACCGGCACCGTCGTCTACGTCGACGGGGGCTTCAGCGCCGTCGGCGTCTGA
- a CDS encoding alpha/beta hydrolase, whose protein sequence is MSSTLLPTTGTLGGVAYTVHGSGGPVTVFAHGLGGSSAETRPLSARVPGTRVLLDFRGHGASDALEDGWDYDLLAEDLLSVADASGATQAVGLSVGSGALLRVLSRDPKRFERIAMVMPAAIDEGRDDGATLAIRRLGQAIDDQDIDAVTELLLAELPPDVRSRRGVALLLRRRAAGLVTRPAPRPRRPDRPVHDRAVLATVRAPALVVAQEEDPLHALELAVELTAALPDAALVTLPAGGVFWTAPAHAADALARHFSEAS, encoded by the coding sequence GTGAGCTCCACCCTGCTCCCGACCACCGGCACACTCGGCGGCGTCGCCTACACCGTCCACGGCAGCGGCGGCCCGGTCACCGTCTTCGCGCACGGGCTGGGCGGGTCGTCGGCCGAGACGCGACCGCTGTCCGCACGCGTCCCCGGCACCCGGGTGCTGCTCGACTTCCGCGGCCACGGCGCGAGCGACGCACTGGAGGACGGTTGGGACTACGACCTGCTCGCCGAGGATCTGCTCTCGGTCGCCGACGCCAGCGGCGCCACCCAGGCTGTCGGGCTGTCCGTCGGCTCCGGCGCGCTGCTGCGGGTGCTGTCCCGGGACCCGAAGCGGTTCGAGCGGATCGCGATGGTGATGCCGGCGGCGATCGACGAGGGCCGCGACGACGGTGCCACCCTGGCGATCCGCCGGCTGGGCCAGGCGATCGACGATCAGGACATCGACGCCGTCACCGAGCTGCTGCTCGCCGAGCTGCCGCCCGACGTCCGCTCCCGGCGCGGAGTGGCCTTGCTGCTGCGCCGCCGTGCGGCCGGGCTGGTCACCCGGCCGGCCCCCCGGCCACGCCGGCCGGACCGGCCGGTGCACGACCGGGCCGTGCTGGCCACCGTCAGAGCGCCCGCCCTCGTCGTGGCGCAGGAGGAGGATCCGCTGCACGCCCTCGAGCTCGCCGTCGAGCTCACCGCCGCACTCCCCGACGCCGCCCTGGTCACCCTCCCCGCCGGCGGCGTCTTCTGGACGGCGCCGGCGCACGCCGCCGACGCCCTGGCCCGACATTTTTCGGAGGCCTCATGA
- a CDS encoding acyl-ACP desaturase, translating to MNGTLSEHLTDRLEQAMDRHLSIAQDWLPHEYVPWEQGSDYAELPWEQTQSRLTAPVRAAVALNLLTEDNLPGYHGELVRIYGDSEPWRAWLDRWTAEEGRHGIVLRDYLVVTRAVDPVALEVDRMATVSGGFRAPDKDLLRTIAYVAFQELATRVSHRNTGRLSDDPGLDRLLARVATDENLHMVLYRDLMQAALEAEPAAALRAIVQEVAGFTMPGTGIPGFTRRAAVVAKAGIYDLQVHRDDVVAPLLRYWDIFELEGLPAEAEEARGDLSLVLAELDSRVERLLSRRERVSA from the coding sequence ATGAATGGCACGCTGTCCGAGCACCTCACCGACCGCCTCGAGCAGGCGATGGACCGGCACCTGTCGATCGCCCAGGACTGGCTCCCGCACGAGTACGTGCCCTGGGAGCAGGGCAGCGACTACGCCGAGCTGCCGTGGGAGCAGACGCAGAGCCGGCTGACCGCACCCGTACGCGCCGCCGTCGCGCTCAACCTGCTGACCGAGGACAACCTGCCCGGCTACCACGGCGAGCTGGTACGCATCTACGGCGATTCCGAGCCGTGGCGGGCCTGGCTCGATCGGTGGACCGCCGAGGAGGGCCGGCACGGCATCGTGCTGCGCGACTACCTCGTCGTCACTCGGGCCGTCGACCCGGTCGCACTCGAGGTCGACCGGATGGCGACCGTCTCCGGCGGCTTCCGCGCGCCGGACAAGGACCTGCTGCGCACGATCGCGTACGTCGCCTTCCAGGAGCTGGCCACGCGGGTCTCGCACCGCAACACCGGCCGGCTCTCCGACGACCCCGGCCTCGACCGGCTGCTGGCCCGGGTGGCGACGGACGAGAACCTGCACATGGTGCTCTACCGCGACCTGATGCAGGCGGCGCTCGAGGCCGAGCCGGCTGCGGCGCTGCGCGCGATCGTCCAGGAGGTGGCCGGCTTCACGATGCCCGGCACCGGCATCCCGGGCTTCACCCGCCGGGCCGCTGTCGTGGCCAAGGCCGGCATCTATGACCTGCAGGTGCACCGGGACGACGTCGTCGCACCGCTGCTGCGCTACTGGGACATCTTCGAGCTCGAGGGGCTGCCGGCGGAGGCGGAGGAGGCGCGCGGGGACCTCTCCCTGGTGCTGGCCGAGCTGGACTCCCGGGTGGAACGGCTGCTGTCGCGCCGTGAGCGGGTCTCCGCATGA
- a CDS encoding ACP S-malonyltransferase: MPLLLSPGQGAQSSGMLRAWLEFPDAAASIGRWSELSDLDLLQLGTAAPADVVRRTEVAQPLLTALALLSGRALLGGNRPTQVCGHSVGELSALALAGVLTDDEAVVLAAGRGRLMAQAAAARPTGMAAVLGGSLDEDALAEAGLELATVNVAGQLVVGGPVEALDAWRPPSGARVRRLDVAGAFHTTAMAPAVPDFAALVAQLDPREAQCDVLANADGAALRDGRALLDRLVGQLTRPVRFDLCLAAATGPAVELAPAGVLAGLVKRGRPDLTVTALRTPEDLLVTA; encoded by the coding sequence GTGCCTCTCCTTCTCTCGCCCGGTCAGGGCGCCCAGTCCAGCGGAATGCTGCGCGCCTGGCTCGAGTTCCCCGATGCCGCCGCCTCGATCGGTCGCTGGTCCGAACTCAGCGACCTCGACCTGCTCCAGCTCGGCACCGCCGCGCCGGCCGACGTCGTCCGCCGCACCGAGGTGGCCCAGCCGCTGCTGACGGCCCTCGCCCTGCTGAGCGGCCGGGCGCTGCTCGGCGGGAACCGTCCCACGCAGGTCTGCGGCCACAGCGTCGGCGAGCTGTCGGCGCTGGCGCTGGCCGGCGTGCTGACCGACGACGAGGCGGTCGTGCTGGCAGCCGGTCGTGGCCGGCTGATGGCCCAGGCCGCGGCGGCACGGCCCACCGGCATGGCGGCTGTGCTCGGTGGCTCGCTCGACGAGGATGCGCTGGCCGAGGCCGGGCTCGAGTTGGCCACCGTCAACGTCGCGGGTCAGCTGGTGGTCGGGGGTCCGGTCGAGGCGCTCGACGCCTGGAGGCCGCCCAGCGGCGCACGGGTGCGCCGCCTGGACGTCGCCGGCGCCTTCCACACCACCGCCATGGCGCCGGCGGTGCCCGACTTCGCCGCCCTCGTCGCCCAGCTTGACCCGCGAGAGGCGCAGTGCGACGTCCTGGCCAATGCCGACGGCGCAGCGCTGCGGGACGGGCGGGCGCTGCTCGACCGGTTGGTGGGCCAGCTGACCCGCCCGGTCCGCTTCGACCTCTGCCTGGCCGCGGCGACCGGGCCGGCCGTCGAGCTCGCCCCGGCCGGAGTTCTCGCCGGGCTGGTCAAGCGGGGCCGGCCGGACCTGACCGTGACCGCGCTGCGTACGCCCGAGGACCTGTTGGTGACGGCGTGA
- a CDS encoding metallophosphoesterase produces the protein MEERGCRSRLRPWLEGRAAVTAVGLLSAAAAMTAWGTISHDIGPLETRLSLVPSLSGGITVGVPPLGRLELPTHAGPLQVSATVTGIDPARARALLGASNPGRTVTAQVTADSQDALAAAAARSLLVALAAAALTCAVVFRRRRAVLGGTAMAALALAASATVAATTLRTEALNEPTFDGLLIQAPALIGRVQDFDAYSERLAQLTANVAGVYGSLATLPAAPPADSTRVLWVSDIHNNPQSFTVMSQLLEQFDVSAIVDTGDIVDVGSEVENRLLSRIGTFGVPYLYARGNHDSRIVTQAFIEKQPNARALEAGEVVEVAGIRFAGIGDPLFRPNKAQKGDAEANEAKLLAAGERLLAAIDDDPAPVDVVLVHNPKVAEPLFGRVPLILDGHTHERRHRTGAGTLELTQGSSGGAGLRTLDEGEALPLQMSVLHFDEVGALLAVDDITVGGLGQRSVTVERRAPSSYGDLSKSAEPPV, from the coding sequence GTGGAGGAGCGCGGGTGCCGATCGCGCCTGAGGCCGTGGCTGGAGGGTCGGGCGGCGGTCACCGCGGTCGGGCTGCTGTCTGCGGCCGCGGCGATGACCGCGTGGGGAACCATCTCGCACGACATCGGGCCGCTCGAGACGCGGCTGTCGCTCGTACCCTCGCTGTCCGGCGGGATCACGGTCGGTGTGCCGCCGCTGGGGCGGCTGGAGCTGCCGACACACGCGGGGCCGCTGCAGGTCAGTGCGACCGTCACCGGCATCGACCCGGCGCGGGCACGCGCGCTGCTGGGGGCCAGCAACCCCGGCCGCACCGTGACGGCACAAGTCACCGCGGACTCCCAGGACGCGCTGGCCGCCGCCGCGGCGCGCTCGCTGCTGGTGGCCCTGGCCGCGGCGGCCCTCACCTGTGCGGTGGTGTTCCGTCGCCGCCGAGCCGTCCTCGGCGGCACGGCGATGGCCGCGCTCGCACTCGCTGCGTCGGCGACCGTCGCCGCCACGACGCTGCGCACGGAGGCGCTGAACGAGCCGACCTTCGACGGTCTGCTCATCCAGGCGCCTGCGCTGATCGGCCGGGTGCAGGACTTCGACGCCTACAGCGAGCGCCTCGCGCAGTTGACGGCCAACGTCGCCGGGGTCTACGGCAGTCTGGCGACCCTGCCGGCCGCGCCGCCCGCGGACAGCACCCGGGTGCTGTGGGTGTCCGACATCCACAACAATCCACAGAGCTTCACGGTCATGAGCCAGCTTCTCGAGCAGTTCGACGTCTCGGCGATCGTCGACACCGGCGACATCGTCGACGTGGGCAGCGAGGTCGAGAACCGCCTGCTGAGTCGCATCGGCACCTTCGGTGTGCCCTACCTCTACGCCCGGGGCAACCACGACTCGCGCATCGTCACGCAGGCCTTCATCGAGAAGCAGCCGAACGCCCGCGCGCTCGAGGCCGGTGAGGTGGTCGAGGTGGCGGGGATCCGTTTCGCCGGCATCGGCGACCCGCTGTTCCGGCCGAACAAGGCACAGAAGGGTGACGCGGAGGCCAACGAGGCAAAGCTGCTCGCTGCGGGGGAGCGGCTGCTGGCGGCGATCGATGACGACCCGGCTCCGGTCGACGTCGTCCTGGTGCACAACCCGAAGGTGGCCGAGCCGCTCTTCGGCAGGGTGCCGCTGATCCTGGACGGCCACACGCACGAGCGGCGGCACCGCACGGGAGCCGGAACCCTCGAGCTGACCCAGGGATCCTCCGGTGGGGCCGGGCTGCGCACGCTCGACGAGGGCGAGGCGCTGCCGCTGCAGATGTCGGTCCTGCACTTCGACGAGGTGGGCGCGTTGCTGGCCGTCGACGACATCACCGTCGGCGGCCTCGGCCAGCGCTCGGTGACCGTCGAGCGCCGGGCGCCGTCGTCCTACGGTGACCTGTCGAAGAGCGCCGAGCCGCCGGTGTAG
- a CDS encoding carboxyl transferase domain-containing protein — protein sequence MDEARLQSCADPGSAGFAQNADTLRRLADDLRSRVEQARLGGPPRSRERHTARGKLLPRERVDTLLDPGSPFLELSALAADGMYDDEAPGAGLITGIGRVSGRECVVVANDATVKGGTYYPMTVKKHLRAQEVALHNRLPCVYLVDSGGAFLPRQDEVFPDREHFGRIFFNQATMSAQGIAQIAAVLGSCTAGGAYVPAMADEAVIVRDQGTIFLGGPPLVKAATGEVVTVEDLGGGLLHSRTSGVTDHLADDDRHALRIVRRIVSTLGPRAAKPWETRDPEEPAVDPAELYGVVPADPRTPYDVREVVARLVDGSRFAEFKAEYGATLVTGFAHVHGHPVGIVANNGVLFGESALKGAHFVELCDKRSIPLLFLQNITGFMVGREYEAGGIAKHGAKMVTAVACARVPKLTVVIGGSFGAGNYSMCGRAYSPRFLWMWPNARISVMGGDQAASVLATVRRDQLGDGWSAAEEEAFKAPIREQYEEQGNPYYSTARLWDDGVIDPLDTRTAVGLALSTCANAPLAPVSYGVFRM from the coding sequence GTGGACGAGGCCAGGCTCCAGAGCTGTGCGGATCCCGGCAGCGCCGGCTTCGCGCAGAACGCCGACACCCTGCGACGGCTCGCCGACGACCTGCGCAGCCGGGTCGAGCAGGCGCGGCTCGGCGGTCCGCCCAGGAGCCGGGAGCGGCACACCGCGAGGGGCAAGCTGCTCCCGCGCGAGCGGGTCGACACGCTGCTCGACCCGGGCAGCCCCTTCCTGGAGCTGTCGGCGCTGGCGGCCGACGGGATGTACGACGACGAGGCGCCGGGCGCCGGGCTGATCACCGGGATCGGGCGGGTCTCCGGCCGCGAGTGCGTGGTCGTGGCCAACGACGCGACCGTCAAGGGCGGCACCTACTACCCGATGACGGTGAAGAAGCACCTGCGGGCGCAGGAGGTGGCTCTGCACAACCGGCTGCCCTGCGTCTATCTCGTCGACTCCGGCGGTGCCTTTCTCCCCCGTCAGGACGAGGTGTTCCCCGACCGCGAGCACTTCGGCCGGATCTTCTTCAACCAGGCGACGATGAGCGCCCAGGGCATCGCGCAGATCGCCGCCGTGCTCGGCAGCTGCACCGCCGGCGGCGCGTACGTCCCGGCGATGGCCGACGAGGCCGTCATCGTGCGGGACCAGGGGACCATCTTCCTCGGTGGACCCCCGCTGGTGAAGGCCGCGACCGGTGAGGTCGTCACTGTCGAGGACCTCGGTGGCGGCCTGCTGCACAGCCGGACCTCCGGGGTGACCGACCACCTGGCCGACGACGACCGGCACGCGCTGCGCATCGTCCGCCGGATCGTCTCCACTCTCGGGCCGCGCGCCGCGAAGCCTTGGGAGACCCGCGATCCGGAGGAGCCGGCCGTCGATCCCGCCGAACTCTACGGCGTCGTCCCCGCGGACCCGAGGACGCCGTACGACGTGCGCGAGGTCGTCGCGCGGCTGGTGGACGGCAGCCGTTTCGCGGAGTTCAAGGCAGAGTACGGCGCCACCCTCGTCACCGGATTCGCGCACGTGCATGGGCACCCGGTCGGCATCGTCGCCAACAACGGCGTGCTGTTCGGCGAGAGCGCCCTCAAGGGCGCGCACTTCGTCGAGCTGTGCGACAAGCGCTCGATCCCCCTGCTGTTCCTGCAGAACATCACCGGCTTCATGGTCGGGCGCGAGTACGAGGCGGGCGGCATCGCCAAGCACGGCGCGAAGATGGTCACCGCCGTCGCCTGCGCCCGGGTCCCGAAGCTGACCGTCGTCATCGGCGGGTCCTTCGGCGCCGGCAACTACTCGATGTGCGGCCGGGCCTACTCGCCGCGCTTCCTGTGGATGTGGCCCAACGCGCGGATCTCGGTGATGGGCGGGGACCAGGCCGCCTCCGTGCTTGCCACCGTCCGCCGTGACCAGCTCGGCGACGGCTGGAGCGCAGCGGAGGAAGAGGCGTTCAAGGCGCCGATCCGCGAGCAGTACGAGGAGCAGGGGAACCCCTACTACTCGACCGCGCGGCTCTGGGACGATGGTGTGATCGACCCGCTCGACACGCGCACCGCGGTCGGTCTGGCCCTGTCCACCTGCGCGAACGCGCCGCTGGCTCCGGTCTCCTACGGCGTCTTCCGGATGTGA
- a CDS encoding beta-ketoacyl-[acyl-carrier-protein] synthase family protein: MTSTPTRGVAITGLGALTPLGPDVDALEEGLLSGRSGVRLLDGPEFADLPARLAATVDLTDRLDRVEARTLDRVQQVALVAAREAWSDAGAPEVAPERLAVVIGSGIGGALTILGQNEVLREKGPRRVSPHLVPMLMPNGPAATVGLEIGARGGVHCPVSACASGAEALAVALELLRSGRADVVVTGGAEACVHPLPLAGFAQMRALSTRHDAPEAASRPYDKGRDGFVLGEGAGVLVLETEAHAAARGATVHGRLAGAGLASDAHHVTAPDPSGAGAARSITAALRDAGVGPDEVGHIDAHATSTPLGDLAEARALNIALGAHRPPVTAPKSCTGHLLGAAGAVEAIAAVLALKSGVVPAIRNLDDLDDAADVDAVRTVGRRHPHEVALSTSFGFGGHDVSLVLTR, from the coding sequence GTGACCTCAACACCGACCCGCGGGGTCGCCATCACGGGCCTGGGCGCGCTCACGCCGCTCGGTCCCGACGTCGATGCGCTCGAGGAGGGCCTGCTCAGCGGGCGCTCCGGGGTGCGGCTGCTCGACGGGCCGGAGTTCGCTGATCTGCCGGCGCGGCTGGCTGCCACCGTCGACCTGACCGACCGGCTCGACCGGGTCGAGGCGCGCACGCTCGACCGGGTCCAGCAGGTCGCGCTGGTCGCGGCGCGTGAGGCGTGGTCCGACGCCGGCGCGCCCGAGGTCGCTCCCGAGCGGCTCGCCGTCGTGATCGGATCCGGCATCGGCGGGGCGCTGACGATCCTCGGACAGAACGAGGTGCTTCGCGAGAAGGGCCCCCGCCGGGTCAGCCCGCACCTCGTGCCGATGCTCATGCCCAACGGACCGGCGGCGACGGTCGGCCTCGAGATCGGCGCCCGCGGCGGTGTGCACTGCCCGGTGAGTGCCTGTGCCTCCGGCGCCGAGGCGCTCGCGGTGGCGCTCGAGCTGCTGCGCTCGGGTCGTGCCGACGTCGTCGTGACCGGTGGCGCCGAGGCGTGCGTCCACCCCCTGCCGCTGGCGGGCTTCGCGCAGATGCGCGCGCTGTCCACCCGGCACGACGCTCCCGAGGCCGCCAGCCGGCCGTACGACAAGGGGCGCGACGGCTTCGTGCTCGGGGAGGGCGCCGGCGTGCTGGTGCTCGAGACCGAGGCGCACGCCGCGGCCCGTGGAGCCACCGTGCACGGCCGGCTGGCCGGCGCCGGCCTGGCCAGCGACGCCCACCACGTGACCGCCCCGGATCCGAGTGGGGCGGGCGCGGCCCGGAGCATCACCGCCGCCCTGCGCGACGCCGGTGTCGGTCCGGACGAGGTCGGCCACATCGACGCGCACGCCACCTCCACCCCGCTCGGCGACCTGGCCGAGGCGCGGGCACTCAACATCGCCCTCGGCGCGCACCGCCCGCCCGTCACCGCGCCGAAGTCCTGCACCGGGCATCTGCTCGGGGCAGCCGGCGCCGTCGAGGCGATCGCCGCCGTCCTGGCCCTGAAGTCCGGTGTCGTCCCGGCGATCCGCAACCTCGACGACCTGGACGACGCTGCCGACGTGGACGCCGTCCGCACCGTCGGACGCCGGCACCCCCACGAGGTCGCGCTCAGCACGTCCTTCGGTTTCGGGGGCCACGACGTCTCGCTGGTGCTCACCCGATGA